A segment of the Curtobacterium sp. MCSS17_007 genome:
TCGAGGTCCTTCGCCTCCTTGAGGGCGGGCAGCTGCCACGGACCGTTGATCATCATCGCGGCCTTGCCGGCGATGAACTGGTTGTTCACGTCGGCCTGGGCCCAGTTGATCGAGCTCTTCGACATCGAGCCGTCGTCCTGCAGGTCCTGCACGAGCTGCAGGGCCTGCGCGGCCTCGGGCGTCGCGATGTCCTTCTCGTCACCGCCGTTCGACCAGAAGAACGGCAGGAACTGCCAGGTGCCCTCGTACGTGTTGATGTTGCTCATCGCGAAGCCGTACGTCGAGCCCTTGGTGAGCTGCTTCGCCGCTTCCTTCAGCTCGTCCCACGTCTTGGGCGGCTGCACACCGGCCTCGGCGAGCAGCTTCTTGTTGTAGTACAGCGCGATCGAGTTCGTCACGGGCTGCAGACCGTAGAGCTTGCCCTCGTAGGTGTTCGCGCCCTCGACGCCGGGGACGTCGTCGTCCGCGTCGAGACCGTAGTCGGCGAGGTCGGACAGTGCTCCGGAGGCGGCGATCTGCTGCACGTCCGGGTTGTCGAGCATGAGCACGTCGGGCAGGGTGCGCGAGGACGCCTGCTGCAGGACCTTCGAGATGAGACCGGCACCGGCCACGTGGTTGATCTTCACCTCGGCACCGACGTCCTTCGCGCACTGCTGGTACACGGGGTCGTAGTTCGCGTCGTAGTAGTCCTCGATGGTGAGGGTCTTCCCGCCACCGCCGCCGCCGGAGGACGACGCGTTGCCGGAGCCGGAGCACCCGGCCAGGACGAGGGGGACCGTCGCGACGATCGCGGCGGCGCCGACGAGGGCGCGGCCCCGGCGGGACGTGGAGCGGAAACCAGGCTTCATTGCACTGCTCTTCTCTTCGCGGATGCGGGGAAGGACACGGTGCGTCGACTCCACTGACGTCGTCGTCGCGGTGGTCCTGGGGCGAGAAGCTAACAGGAAAGCGCTTCACCTGTAAAGCGCTTTTCTCGTGGTGGACGAGGACTATGCTCGGGACCACCGCCGCGACCAGGGCGGTCCGACCCGCCGCGACCACGGCGGTGTGTCCGTCCGCCCGCAGGAGGTGTCGTGGCCACGATGCAGCAGGTCGCCGACCGCGCCGGCGTGTCCATCGCCACGGTGTCCTTCGTGGTGAACGGCACGAAGTACGTCACCCCGGCCACGACCGCCAAGGTCACCGCCGCGATGCGGGAGCTCAAGTTCCGCGGCAACGTCGTCGCCCGGGCCCTGGCGAGTCGGCGCACCCGGATCGTCGCCCTGCTCTTCCCGACCACCGGCAACCGGTTCAGCCCCACGACGTCCGACTTCTTCATGAGCGCCGCCGAGCGTGCGTCCGAGCGCGACCACCACCTCGTGCTCTGGCCCGTCGACCCCGCGGGCGAGGACCTCGACGACCTCGTGTCCGGCGGCCTCGTCGACGGTGTCGTCCTCATGGAGGTGCGGATGGACGACCCCCGCGTGGCGAAGCTCAGCGAACTCGGGGTGCCCTTCACCCTCATCGGACGCACGCGCGACAGCAGTGCACTGCCGTTCGTCGACATCGACTTCGAGACGACCATCGAGGACGGCCTCGACCACCTGCAGGGCCTGGGGCACCGGCGCTTCGGCCTGGTGCTCGAGAACCTCGAGGGCACGCCGATGGCCGGGTACGCGCCGCACCTCCGGGTCGAGGACACCTTCCGGCGATCGGTCGCCGACCGGGGCGTGGTCGGGACCATCGTGTACGCCGGACCGGGCAGCGAGGGCGGCCGCGAGGCTGCTGCGCAGCTGCTCGAGGCCGACCCCGACGTCACCGCCGTGCTCGTGATGAAGGACGACTCGTCGGCCGGGCTGCTGGTCGGGCTCTACGCGGCGGGGCGACGCGTGCCGGACGACGTGTCGGTGCTCAGCATCGCGTCCTCGGCGGCGGCGGGGGACCAGCACCACCCGCGGCTCTCCGTGATGATCGCCCCCGGCCGCGAGCTCGGCATCCGCGCGGCCGACGCGCTCATCGACCAGCTCGACGGCACGTCGGTCGAGCTGCCGCACTTCCTGCTGCCCTGCGAACTGCGCCCCGCCGAGTCCACCGCGCCCGCACCCGTGCGCTGACCCGCGCGGCGCTGACCCGCACGGCGCGGGCCACGAGGCGCTGACCCGCGCGGCGCGGGCCACGAGGCGCGTCGCCCCCAGCGAGACCCGCCCCGGCTCGCACCAGAGTGGTGCGCGGAAGCGACAGTGCGGCGCCGCGTCGCGCCCGAGCACTGTCGCTCTGCCGCACCACTCGCCCCCCCCCGCCTCCGGCCGCACTGCACCACCGCACCTGAATCGGCGCTCAGGGTCGCTTGGTTGGGTGGCCGCACGAGATCGCCGGGTGCGCAGCCGCACCCTTCGTCGAGGAGGACGGATGGCAATCGACCGCAGGCTCTTCCTGCTCGGGGGCACGGGGGTGCTGCTGCTCGCCGGCTGCTCCACCCGGCCGGAACGCACCACCGTCGAGGAGTGGCCCACCGACCCGCCCGAGGGTGACGTCACGATCAGCTGGTGGGCCGGGCAGGTCGCGTCGAAGGACGGCGGGGACCTCCGCCGCCGGCTCATCGCGGAGTTCCAGAAGGAACACCCGAACATCCGGGTCCGGATCGTGAGCGCGCCGAGCGACACGGACACGAACCGCACCAGCCTGACGACGCAGATCGCCGCGGGCAGCCCGACGCCGGACGTGTACCTCGGCGACGTCGCGTGGCCCGGGCAGTTCGCGAAGAACAAGCTGGCGACCCCGGTCAACCAGCTGGTCGGCGAGGACTTCTTCGAGCAGTTCCCCG
Coding sequences within it:
- a CDS encoding sugar ABC transporter substrate-binding protein — translated: MKPGFRSTSRRGRALVGAAAIVATVPLVLAGCSGSGNASSSGGGGGGKTLTIEDYYDANYDPVYQQCAKDVGAEVKINHVAGAGLISKVLQQASSRTLPDVLMLDNPDVQQIAASGALSDLADYGLDADDDVPGVEGANTYEGKLYGLQPVTNSIALYYNKKLLAEAGVQPPKTWDELKEAAKQLTKGSTYGFAMSNINTYEGTWQFLPFFWSNGGDEKDIATPEAAQALQLVQDLQDDGSMSKSSINWAQADVNNQFIAGKAAMMINGPWQLPALKEAKDLEFDSVPIPTRTGSETVAPLGGEAFTVPQTGEEEKMQLAGKFVGCLNSDKMQAVIAGVTGNVPTNVEVGKKWAEDHADVASFVTTVQTARARTGELGEDWPKAATKIYTAVQLALTGKADPEQALEQAQSQNQ
- a CDS encoding LacI family DNA-binding transcriptional regulator — translated: MQQVADRAGVSIATVSFVVNGTKYVTPATTAKVTAAMRELKFRGNVVARALASRRTRIVALLFPTTGNRFSPTTSDFFMSAAERASERDHHLVLWPVDPAGEDLDDLVSGGLVDGVVLMEVRMDDPRVAKLSELGVPFTLIGRTRDSSALPFVDIDFETTIEDGLDHLQGLGHRRFGLVLENLEGTPMAGYAPHLRVEDTFRRSVADRGVVGTIVYAGPGSEGGREAAAQLLEADPDVTAVLVMKDDSSAGLLVGLYAAGRRVPDDVSVLSIASSAAAGDQHHPRLSVMIAPGRELGIRAADALIDQLDGTSVELPHFLLPCELRPAESTAPAPVR